In Hirundo rustica isolate bHirRus1 chromosome 2, bHirRus1.pri.v3, whole genome shotgun sequence, one genomic interval encodes:
- the MRPL48 gene encoding large ribosomal subunit protein mL48 isoform X1 has protein sequence MSETFLGGEVDSFLMETKRTAHWEGGSQPGAMLPPQPPFVGGRKVLCSEKGVLLRQLFALSRAATARENRLCAAGDALLGCHRSYRSRPTHGIGKFKYLLPKEVPKKKKEKVQMKEIDAGTEYQYGDINIQMTSYDLCLVEHFAQYVHRLCNRLSIRVTESYAMPTKTNEVLFMEERGSKMQLDAVLTTHQRVVQIRGLSSTFAPVLLEIIQSNQPEGVHLLMKQHTEADFKSRLKSRPELEELLAEMS, from the exons ATGTCAGAGACATTCCTCGGTGGAGAGGTGGACTCGTTTCTCATGGAGACAAAAAGGACAGCTCATTGGGAGGGGGGATCTCAGCCTGGGGCAATGCTCCCTCCTCAGCCACCTTTTGTGGGAGGAAGAAAG GTGCTGTGCTCGGAGAAGGGAGTGTTGCTCAGGCAGCTGTTTGCCCTTAGCAG AGCAGCAACAGCCAGAGAAAACCGCCTGTGTGCTGCAG gtGATGCACTCCTGGGTTGCCACAGATCCTACAGGTCCCGACCTACACATGGAATTGGGAAGTTTAAATACCTGCTCCCAAAGGAG gttccaaagaagaaaaaggaaaaagttcagATGAAAGAGATCGATGCTGGCACTGAGTACCAGTATGGAGACATCAACATCCAGATGACTTCCTACGATCTCTGCCTGGTGGAGCATTTTGCTCAGTATGTGCACAGACTCTGCAACCGTCTCTCGATCCGCGTCACTGAGAG CTACGCCATGCCCACCAAAACCAACGAGGTGCTGTTCATGGAAGAGAGGGGATCCAAAATGCAGCTGGATGCAGTCCTTACCACCCACCAGAGGGTTGTCCAG atCCGTGGTTTGAGTTCGACATTTGCTCCCGTACTGCTGGAAATCATTCAGAGTAACCAGCCTGAGGGGGTCCATCTGCTGATGAAACAG CACACAGAAGCCGATTTCAAGAGCCGACTGAAGTCTCGACCAgagctggaagagctgctggcagagatgTCCTGA
- the MRPL48 gene encoding large ribosomal subunit protein mL48 isoform X2 has product MAAVPKVLCSEKGVLLRQLFALSRAATARENRLCAAGDALLGCHRSYRSRPTHGIGKFKYLLPKEVPKKKKEKVQMKEIDAGTEYQYGDINIQMTSYDLCLVEHFAQYVHRLCNRLSIRVTESYAMPTKTNEVLFMEERGSKMQLDAVLTTHQRVVQIRGLSSTFAPVLLEIIQSNQPEGVHLLMKQHTEADFKSRLKSRPELEELLAEMS; this is encoded by the exons ATGGCGGCGGTGCCGAAG GTGCTGTGCTCGGAGAAGGGAGTGTTGCTCAGGCAGCTGTTTGCCCTTAGCAG AGCAGCAACAGCCAGAGAAAACCGCCTGTGTGCTGCAG gtGATGCACTCCTGGGTTGCCACAGATCCTACAGGTCCCGACCTACACATGGAATTGGGAAGTTTAAATACCTGCTCCCAAAGGAG gttccaaagaagaaaaaggaaaaagttcagATGAAAGAGATCGATGCTGGCACTGAGTACCAGTATGGAGACATCAACATCCAGATGACTTCCTACGATCTCTGCCTGGTGGAGCATTTTGCTCAGTATGTGCACAGACTCTGCAACCGTCTCTCGATCCGCGTCACTGAGAG CTACGCCATGCCCACCAAAACCAACGAGGTGCTGTTCATGGAAGAGAGGGGATCCAAAATGCAGCTGGATGCAGTCCTTACCACCCACCAGAGGGTTGTCCAG atCCGTGGTTTGAGTTCGACATTTGCTCCCGTACTGCTGGAAATCATTCAGAGTAACCAGCCTGAGGGGGTCCATCTGCTGATGAAACAG CACACAGAAGCCGATTTCAAGAGCCGACTGAAGTCTCGACCAgagctggaagagctgctggcagagatgTCCTGA